Proteins co-encoded in one Gehongia tenuis genomic window:
- the miaA gene encoding tRNA (adenosine(37)-N6)-dimethylallyltransferase MiaA — MSKTPLVAIVGPTASGKTAVAVALAHLCEGEIVSADSMQVYRGMEIGTAQPAMAEREGIPHHLMGVLDPKESFSAAQFAALAQQTIADIQSRNKMPILVGGSGLYVNAIIYDMGFDAVQSDPAIRDRLSQEWEEDSRSLRKKLMDVDHAYAVKIHENDARRTIRALEVYALTGSPFSSFTKDFRTLESPYDLSLFGLTMEREILYDRINRRVDQMMDLGLLNEVQNLFNQGISRESTAMQGLGYKELVDYLEGKCTLEEALETVKRESRRFAKRQLTWFRRDDRICWLDGTKNVHENATWMYENL; from the coding sequence ATGTCTAAAACACCCCTTGTCGCCATTGTTGGGCCCACGGCCAGCGGCAAGACAGCCGTTGCTGTGGCGCTAGCTCATCTTTGCGAAGGAGAGATTGTCTCAGCCGACTCCATGCAGGTCTATCGGGGGATGGAGATTGGCACTGCTCAGCCTGCCATGGCGGAACGGGAAGGCATTCCCCATCATCTTATGGGTGTCCTCGATCCGAAGGAAAGCTTCAGCGCAGCGCAGTTTGCCGCTCTCGCCCAACAGACCATTGCGGATATCCAAAGCCGGAACAAAATGCCCATTCTGGTGGGAGGCTCCGGATTATACGTCAATGCGATCATCTACGATATGGGATTTGACGCGGTTCAGAGTGACCCCGCAATTCGCGACCGGCTCAGTCAAGAATGGGAAGAGGATTCCCGGAGCCTGCGCAAAAAACTGATGGATGTGGACCACGCATACGCCGTTAAAATTCACGAAAACGATGCAAGACGCACCATACGGGCCCTGGAGGTCTATGCGCTGACGGGGAGCCCCTTTTCCAGCTTCACAAAGGATTTCCGCACCTTGGAATCTCCCTATGATCTCTCCCTTTTCGGTTTGACGATGGAGCGCGAAATTCTGTATGATCGAATCAATCGGCGTGTGGATCAAATGATGGACCTAGGCCTACTGAATGAAGTTCAAAACTTGTTCAATCAAGGTATTTCCCGGGAAAGTACCGCAATGCAGGGGTTGGGCTACAAGGAATTGGTCGATTATCTGGAAGGAAAATGTACGCTGGAAGAAGCGCTGGAGACGGTCAAGCGGGAAAGCAGAAGATTTGCTAAACGACAGCTTACCTGGTTTCGGCGGGACGATCGGATTTGTTGGCTGGACGGGACAAAAAATGTTCATGAAAATGCCACATGGATGTACGAAAACCTGTAA
- the mutL gene encoding DNA mismatch repair endonuclease MutL — MQQIIHILSTQTANQIAAGEVVERPASVAKELMENALDAGATAITLEIREGGIEYLRVTDNGWGIPQGEVPKAFLRHATSKIESENDLMSIATLGFRGEALASIASVSRLTLLTRTKDGETGFRYALEGGEIKDEGPVGCPVGTAITVEDLFFNTPARRKFLKKPSAEATAVCDLAQRLILSHPEVAFRVVTGGKTLYQSYGDGDLKNAIYVVYGKNVFASLMKVDETQSGVRVEGYVGGSDIARGNRTHQTFFINGRYVRSALLSQALEAAYQTHLTINRYPFCVLNIRLPLDQVDVNVHPGKLEVRFKDERFIREMVMQAVRKAIQSQEPLAAAMDRPAFGSQRYDREQPKFRVAPPTAAAGNPKNEAMLTRPKDNHRSTRTEFKTYNIQTDTRDANTIEDVRSEIPIRILDTLMQPLKSEMGEAAAVTVREAAEPLLAPLTAKENLFSDAPHRLIGQAFLTYLIVEKGDYLYIIDQHAAHERILYEKFTAEMAKGSVDAQPLLVPYILELSAPEKSALEENLEDLRGIGYDLEEFGPFSYRVTAIPALLGEPPLRELFYDVLAELMDSRRPTALEIKRSRLITLSCKKAIKGGDSLSRDEVNYLMDLVLSEKVPLTCPHGRPILTVMTRTDIEKKFKRIQ, encoded by the coding sequence TTGCAGCAGATCATCCATATCCTATCCACACAAACTGCCAATCAGATCGCCGCGGGCGAGGTGGTGGAACGTCCCGCCTCGGTGGCCAAAGAGCTGATGGAGAACGCTCTGGACGCTGGAGCGACGGCCATTACCTTGGAGATTCGCGAGGGCGGCATTGAATACCTTCGGGTGACCGATAACGGCTGGGGGATTCCCCAGGGCGAGGTGCCCAAGGCGTTTTTGCGCCATGCCACCAGCAAGATTGAAAGCGAAAACGACCTCATGTCCATTGCGACCCTTGGATTTCGCGGCGAGGCTTTGGCCAGTATCGCCTCCGTTTCCCGGCTCACCCTGCTCACCCGGACGAAGGATGGAGAAACGGGGTTTCGCTACGCCTTGGAGGGCGGTGAAATAAAGGATGAAGGGCCTGTTGGATGCCCGGTGGGAACCGCCATCACGGTGGAAGATCTGTTCTTTAATACGCCTGCTCGGCGGAAGTTCTTAAAGAAGCCTTCCGCCGAGGCCACTGCCGTTTGCGACCTGGCCCAGCGGCTTATTCTGTCCCACCCGGAGGTGGCCTTCAGAGTGGTCACGGGGGGCAAGACGCTCTATCAAAGCTATGGGGACGGCGATCTTAAAAACGCCATCTATGTGGTCTATGGCAAGAATGTTTTTGCATCCCTGATGAAGGTGGATGAGACGCAGAGCGGCGTACGGGTGGAAGGTTATGTGGGGGGATCGGATATTGCCCGGGGCAACCGAACCCATCAAACCTTCTTCATCAATGGGAGATATGTGCGAAGCGCGCTGCTCTCCCAGGCTCTGGAGGCCGCCTATCAGACCCATCTGACCATCAACCGCTACCCTTTTTGCGTGCTCAATATCCGTCTGCCGCTGGACCAGGTGGATGTGAACGTTCATCCGGGCAAGCTGGAGGTGCGTTTCAAGGACGAACGATTCATCCGCGAAATGGTCATGCAGGCGGTGCGGAAAGCGATTCAGAGCCAGGAACCGTTGGCGGCCGCCATGGACCGCCCGGCTTTTGGAAGCCAGCGTTATGATCGGGAACAGCCAAAGTTTAGGGTGGCACCGCCAACGGCGGCTGCAGGTAATCCAAAGAATGAGGCAATGCTGACGAGGCCCAAGGATAATCATCGCTCAACCCGGACTGAATTCAAAACGTATAATATTCAAACTGATACACGGGACGCAAACACAATTGAGGATGTCCGCAGCGAGATTCCAATCAGGATTTTGGATACGCTCATGCAGCCCTTGAAGAGTGAAATGGGAGAGGCAGCTGCCGTGACGGTCAGAGAAGCGGCAGAACCTTTGCTGGCTCCGCTCACGGCCAAGGAAAATCTCTTTTCGGATGCGCCTCATCGGCTTATTGGTCAGGCCTTTTTGACTTATCTTATTGTGGAGAAGGGAGATTATCTCTACATTATTGATCAGCATGCCGCACATGAGCGTATTCTCTATGAAAAGTTCACAGCCGAGATGGCCAAGGGTTCGGTGGATGCCCAGCCGCTGCTGGTGCCCTATATCCTGGAGCTCAGTGCACCTGAGAAGTCCGCACTGGAGGAAAACCTGGAGGATCTCCGGGGCATCGGTTATGATCTTGAGGAATTTGGGCCATTCTCCTATCGGGTTACCGCTATTCCCGCTCTCCTGGGAGAACCGCCCCTGCGTGAACTCTTCTATGACGTTTTGGCTGAGCTTATGGACAGCCGCAGGCCAACGGCCCTTGAAATCAAGCGCAGCCGGCTTATCACCCTGTCCTGTAAAAAGGCAATCAAAGGCGGCGATTCCCTCAGCAGGGATGAGGTGAATTATTTGATGGACCTGGTGCTCAGCGAGAAGGTGCCATTGACCTGCCCCCACGGCCGTCCCATCCTTACCGTGATGACGCGGACCGATATTGAAAAAAAGTTTAAGAGGATTCAGTGA
- the mutS gene encoding DNA mismatch repair protein MutS produces MTNTTPMMQQYFEIKERYKDCILMFRLGDFYEMFFEDAVTASRELEITLTGRGPKNKNPEDRAPMCGVPYHSVEGYIQTLIGKGYKVAICEQLTDPAESKGMVERDVIRVITPGTVIEGTMLDEKKNNYLIALHKGEMGVGMAYADVSTGEFYAGEFTGPLYMETVVSELIRLESPEIIASETMFLAWNDRMLDQSEQRFPISCYASPDFDFSRARERLEEHFKDNFDPIYWNAMPLAVEAAGGLLAYLAETQLNALPHIREIWAVNTRAYMPLDATTLRNLELVETLRSGKKRGSLLWVLDKTGTAMGGRLIRQWVQQPLADRASIIRRLDGVEELVKNYISADELREYLKNVHDIQRLISRISYGSFNARDCLSLTQSMAQVAPIKSCMSGFKKPELRDIAKNLNPLNSLVALLKSAIADDPPFSIREGGLIRDGYDKVLDGYRSAATDGRTWITALEEQEREATGIKNLKVGYNKVFGYYIEVTKSYYDQVPYRYVRKQTLANAERYITEELKNLEETILGAEEKSVKLEYQLFCELREKLTEKLGALQQTAQALAKLDCLLSLARVAQDYDYVKPELNQKGVIEIKAGRHPVVERSLREPFVPNDAYMDGQNHRLMIITGPNMAGKSTYMRQVALIVLMAHMGSFVPARSANIAITDRIFTRVGASDDLASGQSTFMVEMSEMAHILRNATANSLLILDEIGRGTSTFDGLSIAWSVVEYICNPSILGAKTLFATHYHELSELEGRLPGVQNYRICVQEVGEDIVFLRKIAKGGADRSFGIEVAKLAGLPEGVLTRAREILGSLETADINQTSIGHQILETKEQPEQTSLIEDLVSRRILDRLRVLDISQLTPMDAINQLNYFVEEAKKV; encoded by the coding sequence ATGACAAACACGACGCCCATGATGCAGCAGTATTTTGAGATCAAGGAGCGGTATAAAGACTGCATCCTGATGTTCAGGCTGGGCGATTTCTATGAGATGTTCTTTGAGGACGCCGTTACAGCGTCCAGGGAGCTTGAAATCACGTTGACCGGCCGGGGTCCCAAAAACAAAAATCCCGAGGATAGGGCACCCATGTGCGGAGTGCCCTATCACAGCGTGGAAGGCTATATTCAAACGCTGATTGGGAAGGGCTACAAGGTTGCGATCTGTGAACAGCTCACCGATCCTGCCGAGAGCAAGGGCATGGTGGAGCGGGATGTGATCCGGGTGATCACGCCGGGCACGGTTATTGAAGGCACCATGCTGGACGAGAAGAAGAACAACTACCTCATTGCCCTGCATAAGGGTGAAATGGGGGTGGGAATGGCTTATGCCGATGTCTCGACCGGCGAATTTTACGCGGGTGAATTCACCGGGCCGCTCTATATGGAGACGGTGGTGAGCGAGCTCATCCGTCTGGAATCGCCGGAAATCATCGCCAGCGAGACCATGTTCCTGGCTTGGAACGATAGAATGCTGGATCAGAGTGAGCAGCGCTTTCCCATCTCCTGCTATGCCAGCCCCGACTTTGATTTCAGCCGGGCCAGGGAGCGCCTGGAGGAGCACTTCAAGGATAACTTTGACCCGATCTATTGGAACGCCATGCCGCTGGCTGTGGAAGCAGCCGGGGGTCTTTTGGCATACCTTGCGGAAACCCAGTTGAACGCTTTGCCTCATATTCGGGAGATTTGGGCGGTCAATACCCGAGCCTATATGCCTCTTGACGCCACCACCCTGCGCAATCTGGAATTGGTGGAGACCCTTCGAAGCGGCAAGAAGCGGGGGTCCCTGCTGTGGGTGCTGGACAAGACGGGAACCGCCATGGGCGGACGTCTCATTCGGCAGTGGGTCCAGCAGCCCCTTGCTGACCGGGCAAGCATCATACGCCGTCTGGACGGCGTGGAAGAGCTGGTGAAAAACTATATTTCCGCCGACGAGCTGAGGGAGTATCTGAAAAACGTCCACGATATCCAGCGTCTCATCAGCCGCATTTCCTACGGCTCCTTTAACGCCCGGGACTGCCTGTCGCTCACCCAGTCCATGGCTCAGGTGGCGCCCATCAAAAGCTGCATGTCGGGCTTCAAAAAGCCGGAGCTGAGAGATATCGCGAAAAATCTCAATCCTCTGAATTCCCTGGTGGCTCTGCTGAAAAGCGCCATTGCCGACGATCCGCCCTTTTCCATCCGGGAAGGGGGACTTATTCGGGACGGGTACGACAAGGTGCTGGATGGCTATCGCAGCGCCGCCACCGATGGCCGGACCTGGATCACCGCTCTTGAGGAACAGGAGCGGGAGGCCACCGGCATCAAGAACCTGAAGGTGGGCTATAACAAGGTTTTTGGTTACTATATTGAGGTCACCAAATCCTACTACGATCAGGTGCCCTATCGTTACGTGAGGAAGCAGACGCTGGCGAACGCGGAACGTTACATCACCGAGGAACTGAAAAACCTGGAGGAGACCATCCTGGGGGCCGAGGAGAAATCGGTTAAGCTGGAATATCAGCTTTTCTGTGAGCTTCGGGAAAAGCTTACGGAGAAACTGGGGGCTCTGCAGCAGACCGCACAGGCTTTGGCGAAGCTGGATTGTCTGCTGTCCCTGGCAAGGGTTGCCCAGGACTATGATTACGTCAAACCGGAGCTCAATCAAAAGGGCGTCATCGAGATCAAGGCGGGGCGCCATCCCGTGGTGGAGCGTTCCCTCCGGGAACCCTTTGTGCCCAATGACGCCTATATGGATGGCCAGAATCATCGCCTGATGATTATTACCGGCCCCAATATGGCTGGCAAGAGCACCTATATGCGCCAGGTTGCCCTCATCGTGCTCATGGCCCATATGGGCTCCTTTGTGCCGGCGAGAAGCGCCAACATTGCTATCACCGACCGAATCTTTACCCGGGTGGGCGCGTCCGATGACCTCGCCTCCGGACAAAGTACGTTCATGGTGGAAATGAGTGAAATGGCCCATATTCTTCGGAACGCCACCGCCAACAGCCTCTTGATTTTGGATGAAATTGGAAGAGGCACCAGCACTTTCGACGGGCTCAGTATCGCCTGGTCGGTGGTGGAATACATCTGTAATCCCAGCATTCTGGGGGCAAAGACGCTCTTTGCCACCCATTATCATGAGCTCAGTGAATTGGAGGGCAGGCTTCCTGGCGTGCAGAACTATCGGATCTGTGTGCAGGAGGTGGGAGAGGATATCGTCTTTCTGAGAAAGATCGCCAAGGGCGGCGCAGATCGAAGCTTTGGTATTGAAGTGGCCAAGCTGGCGGGATTGCCCGAGGGCGTGCTGACCCGGGCCAGAGAGATTCTGGGCAGCCTGGAGACGGCGGATATCAACCAAACGTCCATCGGCCATCAGATTTTGGAGACCAAGGAACAGCCCGAACAGACCTCGCTCATTGAGGATCTGGTTTCGAGGCGCATCCTGGACCGTCTGCGGGTGCTGGATATCAGCCAGCTCACGCCCATGGATGCCATCAATCAGCTCAACTATTTTGTTGAGGAAGCCAAAAAGGTGTAA